The Euphorbia lathyris chromosome 2, ddEupLath1.1, whole genome shotgun sequence genome includes a window with the following:
- the LOC136217869 gene encoding cytochrome P450 CYP749A22-like, which translates to MMRSQGIKGPSYRFFHGNSKQILSMGIKGPIQHLSHHEVLPKVLPHIYAWNKLYGMNSLSWRGPQAQLTVTEVNLIKEILNNRDGMFTKRKPDVFMQKLIGNGLLTTDGEKWSRLRKLSNHAFHSDSLKGMIPAMIASVEMMLDRWRLNEEKEIEISKELKLLTSEVISRTAFGSSYLEGQRLCDMLMQLGVMIYKNKYRVRIPGIGKLVKSEDERTSDRIEEEIRKCLMKMIKKREETAILKNQLDWFGDDFLGLLVKANHENDIAKKISIDDLIDECKTFYVAGQETTATSLTWTLFFLAIHTDWQQKAREEILEFIGTNNPCPQTLPKLKIMSMIINEALRLYPPAVVMFRRGKGQVRLGEIVISENVNIEIPVIALHHNSKTWGEDVHMFKPDRFAEGIPKATNNNVAAYIPFGMGARSCVGSNFAITETKIAVSMILQRYRLVLSPNYVHSPYIFLTIVPKHGLQILLQPL; encoded by the exons ATGATGAGGTCTCAAGGAATTAAAGGACCTTCTTACAGATTCTTCCATGGAAACAGTAAACAGATTTTGAGTATGGGAATCAAAGGACCTATTCAACATCTATCTCACCATGAAGTTCTTCCCAAAGTACTGCCTCACATTTATGCCTGGAACAAGCTTTATG GGATGAATTCCCTGAGTTGGCGAGGTCCTCAAGCTCAATTGACAGTGACAGAAGTTAACCTGATTAAAGAGATATTAAACAACAGAGATGGAATGTTCACCAAAAGAAAACCAGATGTTTTTATGCAGAAGCTCATAGGGAATGGACTTCTAACAACTGATGGAGAAAAATGGTCTAGACTTCGAAAATTATCCAATCACGCTTTCCATTCTGACTCCttgaaa GGAATGATTCCAGCAATGATTGCAAGTGTAGAGATGATGCTTGATAGGTGGAGACtaaatgaagagaaagaaattgaGATTTCAAAAGAATTAAAGCTTTTAACATCCGAAGTTATTTCCAGGACAGCTTTTGGCAGCAGCTACTTAGAAGGACAGCGCCTATGTGATATGTTAATGCAGTTGGGTGTTAtgatttacaaaaacaaatataGAGTCAGAATTCCTGGAATCGG AAAGCTTGTGAAATCCGAAGATGAGAGGACATCAGACAGGATAGAAGAAGAGATACGAAAATGTTTGATGAAGATGataaagaagagagaagagacaGCAATATTGAAGAATCAATTGGATTGGTTTGGGGATGATTTTCTAGGATTACTTGTTAAGGCTAATCATGAAAATGATATTGCCAAGAAAATATCAATTGATGATTTAATTGATGAGTGCAAGACCTTCTATGTTGCTGGACAAGAAACTACTGCTACCTCTCTTACTTGGACTCTCTTTTTTCTAGCAATTCACACAGATTGGCAGCAGAAAGCTAGGGAAGAAATCCTTGAGTTTATAGGGACAAACAATCCATGCCCTCAAACACTTCCAAAATTAAAGATA ATGAGCATGATTATCAATGAAGCTCTACGTCTATACCCTCCGGCTGTTGTGATGTTCAGGAGAGGAAAAGGTCAAGTGAGATTGGGAGAAATAGTTATTTCTGAGAATGTAAATATTGAAATTCCAGTTATTGCATTGCACCATAATTCTAAAACATGGGGAGAAGATGTTCATATGTTTAAGCCAGATAGATTTGCTGAAGGAATACCGAAAGCTACAAACAACAACGTTGCAGCTTATATTCCATTTGGTATGGGGGCTCGAAGCTGTGTGGGTTCTAATTTCGCAATAACAGAGACCAAAATAGCAGTATCAATGATTCTTCAACGTTATCGTCTTGTCTTATCACCTAATTATGTTCATTCTCCTTATATATTTCTGACTATAGTCCCAAAACATGGATTGCAAATATTGCTTCAACCATTGTAG
- the LOC136217870 gene encoding cytochrome P450 CYP749A22-like translates to MIIYVSSCAVCLMILSYVANMLKKVWWNPIRIQSMMRSQGIKGPSYRFFHGNTKQILSMGIKGPIQHVSNHQVLPKVQPHVYAWNKLYGTNFLSWRGPQPQLTVTEIGLIKEILNNRDGMFIKGKPDVFTKKLIGDGLLTTAGEKWFRLRKLSNHAFHSDSLKGMIPEMIASVGMMLDRWKQNEAKEIDVFKEFKILTSEVISRTAFGSSYLEGQHIFDMLMKMAFIIYKNKHKVRIPGIEKLVKSEDDKESDRIEEEMRKCLMEMIKKREETAILKNQLDWFGDDFLGLLVKANHEHDMSKKISIDDLIDECKTFYVAGQETTATSLTWTLLLLAIHTDWQQKAREEILEFIGTNNPCSQTLPKLKIMNMIINEALRLYPPATMLIRKAKGQVKLGEIVIPENVNIEIPVLALHYNSEIWGEDVHMFKPDRFAEGIAKATNNNVAAYIPFGMGARSCVGSNFAITETKIAVSMILQRYRLVLSPNYVHSPYIFLTIAPQHGLQILLHPL, encoded by the exons ATGATAATCTATGTGTCAAGCTGTGCAGTGTGCTTGATGATTCTGTCATATGTAGCGAATATGTTGAAGAAAGTATGGTGGAATCCGATTCGAATTCAATCTATGATGAGGTCCCAAGGAATCAAAGGACCTTCTTACAGATTCTTCCATGGAAACACTAAACAGATCTTGAGTATGGGAATTAAAGGACCTATTCAACATGTATCAAATCACCAAGTGCTTCCAAAAGTACAGCCTCACGTGTATGCCTGGAACAAGCTTTATG GGACGAATTTCCTGAGTTGGCGTGGTCCTCAACCTCAATTGACAGTGACAGAAATTGGGCTAATTAAAGAGATATTAAACAACAGAGATGGAATGTTCATCAAAGGGAAACCAGATGTTTTTACAAAGAAGCTCATAGGAGATGGACTTCTAACAACTGCAGGAGAAAAGTGGTTCAGACTTCGGAAATTATCCAATCATGCTTTCCATTCCGACTCCTTGAAA GGGATGATTCCAGAAATGATTGCAAGTGTAGGGATGATGCTTGATAGGTGGAAACAAAATGAAGCGAAAGAAATAGATGTTTTTAAAGAATTTAAGATTTTAACATCGGAAGTAATTTCGAGAACAGCTTTTGGGAGCAGCTACTTAGAAGGACAACACATATTTGATATGCTAATGAAGATGgcttttattatttacaaaaacaaacataaaGTCAGAATTCCTGGAATTGA AAAGCTTGTGAAAAGCGAAGATGACAAGGAATCGGACAGGATAGAAGAAGAGATGCGAAAATGTTTGATGGAGATGataaagaaaagagaagagaCAGCAATATTGAAGAATCAATTGGATTGGTTTGGGGATGATTTTCTAGGATTACTTGTAAAGGCTAATCATGAGCATGATATGTCCAAGAAAATATCAATTGATGACTTAATTGACGAGTGCAAAACCTTCTATGTTGCTGGACAAGAAACTACTGCTACCTCTCTTACTTGGACTCTTCTTCTTCTAGCAATTCACACAGATTGGCAGCAGAAAGCTAGGGAAGAAATTCTTGAGTTTATAGGGACAAACAATCCATGCTCTCAAACACTTCCAAAATTGAAGATT ATGAACATGATTATCAATGAAGCTCTACGTCTATATCCTCCAGCAACTATGTTGATCAGGAAAGCAAAAGGGCAAGTGAAATTGGGGGAAATAGTTATTCCTGAAAATGTAAATATTGAAATTCCAGTTCTGGCATTGCACTATAATTCTGAAATATGGGGAGAAGATGTTCACATGTTTAAGCCAGATAGATTTGCAGAAGGAATAGCAAAAGCTACAAACAACAACGTAGCAGCCTATATTCCATTTGGTATGGGGGCTAGAAGCTGTGTGGGTTCTAATTTCGCAATAACAGAGACTAAAATAGCAGTATCAATGATTCTTCAACGTTATCGTCTTGTATTATCACCTAATTATGTTCATTCTCCTTATATATTTCTGACCATAGCCCCACAACATGGACTGCAAATCTTGCTTCATCCATTGTAG